The Terriglobus tenax genome contains a region encoding:
- a CDS encoding polyprenyl synthetase family protein, with product MNILPIATAAQVFDLLREDLEAIEHEFSRQSASNVDVITDIAQYLIAGGGKRIRPLLLLLSAKALGFNGDSRIRLGSVVEMLHTATLVHDDIIDDADTRRGRPSSNTTWGNSKCVLAGDWLYMQAFNVALQEKNFHILDLLITLTQQMVEGELLQMQKLGHLINEEEYFDLIYRKTACLFKVSMQLGATLAGSTDAVEAQLGEYGRNLGLAFQIIDDVLDLTATESTLGKPVASDLREGKATMAVIHALERGTGADREAIRTVLADRSFERVAHTQILEILKRHGSLEYAHDTARAYAEAARLSIADLPDTDAKRALLWVPGYVVDRDR from the coding sequence GTGAATATTCTCCCCATTGCGACGGCAGCTCAGGTCTTTGACCTTCTTCGTGAAGATCTTGAAGCCATTGAGCATGAGTTTTCACGCCAATCGGCTTCCAACGTCGACGTAATCACCGACATTGCACAGTACCTGATTGCGGGCGGCGGCAAGCGCATCCGTCCGCTGCTGCTGCTGCTCAGCGCGAAGGCTCTTGGCTTCAATGGCGATTCGCGCATCCGCCTCGGCTCCGTGGTGGAGATGCTGCACACCGCCACGCTGGTGCATGACGACATTATTGACGATGCGGACACGCGCCGCGGTCGCCCCAGCTCCAACACCACCTGGGGCAACTCCAAGTGCGTTCTGGCCGGCGACTGGCTCTATATGCAGGCCTTCAACGTGGCGCTGCAGGAGAAGAATTTCCATATCCTCGACCTGCTGATCACCCTGACCCAGCAGATGGTGGAGGGCGAGCTGCTGCAAATGCAGAAGCTGGGCCATCTGATCAACGAGGAAGAGTATTTCGACCTGATCTACCGCAAGACCGCATGCCTGTTCAAGGTCTCCATGCAACTGGGCGCAACGCTGGCCGGCAGCACGGATGCGGTGGAAGCACAGCTGGGCGAATATGGCCGCAACCTGGGCCTGGCCTTCCAGATTATTGACGATGTACTGGACCTGACGGCAACCGAGTCCACGCTGGGCAAGCCTGTGGCCAGCGACCTGCGCGAGGGCAAGGCCACCATGGCCGTGATCCACGCCCTGGAGCGCGGCACCGGCGCCGACCGCGAAGCGATTCGCACCGTGCTGGCGGACCGCAGCTTTGAGCGCGTAGCGCATACGCAGATTCTGGAAATCCTGAAGCGTCATGGATCGCTGGAATATGCGCACGATACCGCGCGCGCGTACGCCGAAGCAGCACGTCTTTCCATCGCCGACCTGCCGGACACCGACGCCAAGCGTGCCCTTTTGTGGGTGCCTGGCTACGTGGTCGATCGCGACCGCTAA
- a CDS encoding acyltransferase family protein codes for MIAKKSTSQKVEAEDRPLTSSAPVPFGKSKASVSLDALRGAAALLVLADHCRHFFFVEYHDLGSKLYFLPYLVTVLGHQAVVIFFVLSGFLVGGSALRSVQQDRWSWKRYLTHRFVRLWLVLIPALLACMAWDSLGSYLHSHAVQPTALLQHIPGVAPAQPLAQRIDLHPRSDGATFFGNVFFVQTILVPTFGTNEALWSLANEFWYYILFPLGLLAIRSRYSPLMRVLYALAFLGVCLFVGKSIVFSFPLWILGAVLIYLPAPRTSFALRASATVVYAVATMLALQLARTRMLLSDYILAILTTAYIWLLLGAKERSSGKTGEKLARGTARFSYTLYLTHMPLMIFLAGLTVSNTRWFPNSVTVGLALAFCAAALLYAWIFACFTEFKAEEAKQWAERIFVGNSRI; via the coding sequence TTGATCGCAAAGAAGAGTACCTCCCAGAAGGTAGAGGCAGAGGACCGTCCGCTCACCAGCAGCGCACCTGTGCCTTTTGGAAAGTCGAAGGCATCGGTTTCGCTCGACGCTCTGCGTGGAGCGGCGGCTCTTCTGGTGCTGGCTGACCACTGCAGGCATTTCTTTTTTGTGGAGTATCACGACCTTGGCAGCAAGCTGTATTTTCTGCCCTACCTGGTGACCGTTCTCGGTCACCAGGCGGTGGTCATCTTCTTTGTACTAAGCGGCTTCCTGGTGGGAGGCAGTGCGCTGCGGTCTGTGCAACAGGACCGCTGGTCGTGGAAGCGTTACCTGACGCACCGGTTTGTCCGCCTGTGGCTGGTACTGATTCCGGCGCTGCTCGCGTGCATGGCGTGGGATTCCCTTGGCAGCTATCTTCACAGCCACGCGGTACAGCCAACCGCGCTGCTGCAGCATATTCCAGGAGTCGCTCCGGCCCAGCCCCTCGCCCAGCGCATCGACCTGCATCCGCGTTCCGACGGGGCGACGTTCTTTGGAAACGTCTTCTTTGTGCAGACCATCCTGGTTCCAACCTTCGGCACCAACGAAGCGCTTTGGAGCCTTGCCAACGAGTTCTGGTACTACATCCTTTTCCCGCTGGGGCTGCTGGCCATCCGGTCGCGTTACAGCCCGCTGATGCGCGTTCTGTATGCGCTGGCCTTTCTTGGGGTGTGCCTGTTCGTCGGCAAGTCGATCGTCTTTTCGTTTCCGCTGTGGATTCTTGGCGCGGTGCTGATCTATCTTCCCGCACCCAGAACCAGTTTCGCGCTGCGTGCCTCCGCAACGGTGGTTTACGCCGTTGCCACCATGCTTGCCCTGCAACTGGCCAGAACCAGGATGCTGCTCTCCGACTACATCCTTGCCATCCTCACCACGGCCTATATCTGGCTGCTGCTGGGAGCCAAGGAACGCTCCTCCGGCAAGACGGGGGAGAAGCTGGCTCGCGGCACGGCACGGTTTTCGTACACGCTATACCTGACGCATATGCCGCTGATGATTTTTCTGGCCGGTCTGACTGTATCTAACACGCGCTGGTTCCCCAATAGCGTAACCGTTGGACTTGCCCTTGCCTTTTGCGCGGCCGCACTTCTTTATGCCTGGATCTTTGCCTGCTTTACCGAGTTCAAAGCCGAAGAGGCAAAGCAGTGGGCGGAGCGGATTTTTGTGGGAAACAGCAGGATTTAA
- a CDS encoding YajQ family cyclic di-GMP-binding protein translates to MAGENSFDVVSKVDIQEVRNAIDQALKEVKARFDLKDAKGEIDMEGQDAINTGASDEYKLKSVIEILQQKLVKRGVSIKNLTFEKVVEGSHGSARQKIKLQQGIPSDKAKQIVALVKDSKVKAQASIQGDTVRVTSKDRDVLQSVIALLKNKDLGIDLQFTNYRSN, encoded by the coding sequence ATGGCTGGAGAGAATTCGTTCGACGTTGTAAGCAAAGTAGATATTCAGGAAGTACGCAACGCCATTGATCAGGCGCTGAAGGAAGTGAAAGCCCGTTTCGACCTGAAGGACGCCAAGGGCGAGATTGATATGGAAGGGCAGGACGCCATCAACACCGGCGCCTCGGACGAGTACAAGCTCAAGTCCGTCATCGAAATCCTGCAGCAGAAGCTGGTCAAGCGCGGCGTTTCCATCAAGAACCTGACCTTTGAAAAGGTGGTTGAGGGTTCGCACGGTTCGGCTCGCCAGAAGATCAAGCTGCAGCAGGGTATTCCTTCGGATAAGGCCAAGCAGATTGTCGCCCTGGTCAAGGACTCAAAGGTAAAGGCGCAGGCTTCCATTCAGGGCGACACGGTACGCGTCACCAGCAAGGACCGCGATGTACTGCAGAGCGTGATTGCTCTGCTGAAGAACAAAGACCTCGGCATCGATTTGCAGTTCACCAACTACCGCTCGAACTAG
- a CDS encoding TatD family hydrolase, with product MHLVDSHCHLDNPRFEDDFDAVLERAFSAGIKTILTIGIGEPPSKMSRALALARPATASTPAVYASAGIYPGNAHEATEAEYTQLAALIQEPNCIAVGEIGLDYYHAESPSPEIQKSCFLRQIRIAVDAQKPILIHCRPNDGTPNFPGLDVWNDLFEVIEEHWTPSGLTGVMHCFSGSEEHARRSLANNFVLSFAGHTTFPKSKDLMAIAAATPLDKILVETDAPYLAPIPHRGQRNEPAYTAHTAAAIAAARGMTVEAFAQATTANFQRIFGVK from the coding sequence ATGCATCTGGTTGACTCGCACTGCCACCTGGACAACCCGCGCTTTGAGGACGACTTCGACGCCGTCCTCGAGCGCGCTTTTTCCGCTGGAATCAAGACGATCCTCACCATCGGCATCGGCGAACCGCCCTCGAAGATGTCCCGCGCCCTGGCTCTCGCCCGGCCCGCAACTGCTTCCACACCAGCGGTTTACGCCTCGGCAGGCATCTATCCGGGAAATGCGCATGAGGCCACCGAAGCCGAGTACACCCAGCTTGCAGCGTTGATTCAGGAGCCGAACTGCATCGCCGTCGGCGAGATCGGCCTGGACTACTACCACGCCGAATCCCCCTCTCCGGAGATCCAGAAGTCCTGCTTTCTCCGTCAGATACGGATCGCCGTCGACGCACAGAAGCCCATCCTGATCCACTGCCGCCCGAACGACGGTACTCCCAACTTTCCCGGCCTCGACGTCTGGAACGATCTCTTCGAAGTGATCGAAGAGCACTGGACCCCAAGCGGCCTGACCGGCGTCATGCACTGCTTCAGCGGATCGGAAGAGCATGCCCGGCGCAGCCTGGCCAACAACTTTGTGCTCTCCTTCGCGGGGCACACCACCTTTCCCAAGTCCAAAGACCTGATGGCGATTGCTGCGGCCACCCCGCTCGACAAGATCCTGGTGGAGACCGACGCACCTTACCTTGCGCCCATTCCGCACCGCGGCCAGCGCAACGAACCGGCCTATACCGCGCACACCGCCGCGGCCATTGCAGCGGCTCGTGGGATGACCGTTGAAGCCTTTGCACAGGCCACCACGGCCAACTTCCAGCGCATCTTTGGCGTAAAGTAA
- the metG gene encoding methionine--tRNA ligase subunit beta — MSEPQKTFYLTTPIYYVNARPHIGHAYTTLAADTIARRQRLQLGNDNVYFLTGTDEHGQKVQRSAEAAGISPQQFTDQVSATFLALWDRMGITYNDYIRTTEPRHAQGVQALFNRLYEGGHIELNSYTGSYCVSDEAFMDLPVGTPCPDCGRLLELVTEENFFFKLSNYQLQLIDLIESGRFAVEPEARRNEVLSFLRGNVNAATDPDATNLGAPSTPQSGVGGNLAYSAQGTPYLPGALKDLSISRSSFDWGIPVPEPAASLSKQKHVIYVWLDALANYMTALGYGQDTATNPGAPSTPQSGVGGNLFEKFWPADLHLVGKEIIRFHCIYWPAFLLAAGLPLPKKVQAHGWLLFEESKMSKSRGNIVRAESILDAFGSLKPEASKQEQDLFGTDVLRYFLLREIPFGNDGSFSFDALVQRYNSDLANGYGNLVSRTLAMIEKYFGEIPPAGVPLPRNAREGSEPSNYDFGTQLQSIWSEIASTDGYLTSNVPWKLAADETKRSLLAEVLYYAAEAIRHITAALYPYLPNTTAKVWAQLGLGNIEESAQKGELTNLQWGGLKPGTKLGTLGPIFPRAPKELIQTMTDSEQKPAENAPNSAENAVLSAPNDTRIDETPAEVSPGIAPIAPVITIDDFAKLDLRVAKVLSVERIPKADKLLKLQVDLGFEQRQILSGIAEFYEPEALVGRKVVIVANLAPRKMRGLESNGMIVAASVGDHGHPYLASFLEDVPLGARLK, encoded by the coding sequence ATGTCCGAGCCGCAGAAGACCTTCTACCTCACCACGCCGATCTACTACGTCAACGCGCGCCCCCACATCGGCCACGCGTACACCACGCTCGCGGCTGACACTATCGCGCGCCGCCAGCGCCTCCAGCTCGGCAATGACAACGTCTACTTCCTCACCGGAACCGACGAGCACGGCCAGAAAGTCCAGCGCTCCGCAGAAGCCGCCGGCATCTCGCCCCAGCAGTTCACCGACCAGGTCTCCGCCACCTTCCTCGCGCTGTGGGACCGCATGGGCATCACCTACAACGACTACATCCGCACCACCGAGCCGCGCCACGCCCAGGGCGTCCAGGCCCTCTTCAACCGCCTCTACGAAGGTGGACACATCGAGCTCAACAGCTACACCGGCAGCTACTGCGTCTCCGACGAGGCCTTCATGGACCTGCCCGTCGGGACCCCCTGCCCCGATTGCGGCCGCCTGCTCGAGCTCGTCACCGAAGAGAACTTCTTCTTCAAGCTCTCGAACTACCAGCTCCAGCTCATCGACCTCATCGAGTCCGGACGCTTCGCAGTAGAACCAGAAGCCCGCCGCAACGAAGTCCTCAGCTTCCTCCGCGGCAACGTCAACGCGGCCACTGATCCGGATGCCACCAATCTGGGTGCCCCATCCACACCGCAAAGCGGGGTGGGTGGGAATCTCGCCTACTCGGCACAAGGAACCCCCTACCTCCCCGGCGCACTCAAGGACCTCTCCATCTCCCGCAGCAGCTTCGACTGGGGCATCCCCGTCCCCGAACCCGCAGCCTCGCTCTCGAAGCAGAAGCACGTCATCTACGTCTGGCTCGACGCTCTCGCCAACTACATGACCGCCCTCGGCTACGGTCAGGACACAGCCACCAATCCGGGTGCCCCATCCACACCGCAAAGCGGGGTGGGTGGGAATCTCTTCGAAAAATTCTGGCCCGCCGACCTCCACCTTGTAGGCAAAGAGATCATCCGCTTTCACTGCATCTACTGGCCCGCCTTCCTTCTGGCAGCAGGTCTGCCTCTGCCCAAAAAGGTTCAGGCCCACGGCTGGCTGCTCTTTGAAGAAAGCAAGATGAGCAAGTCCCGCGGCAACATCGTCCGCGCCGAATCCATCCTCGACGCCTTCGGCTCTCTGAAGCCAGAAGCAAGTAAGCAGGAACAGGACCTCTTCGGCACCGACGTCCTCCGCTACTTCCTCCTCCGCGAGATTCCTTTCGGCAACGACGGCAGCTTCAGCTTCGACGCCCTGGTCCAGCGCTACAACTCCGACCTCGCCAACGGCTACGGCAACCTCGTCAGCCGCACCCTCGCCATGATCGAAAAATACTTCGGCGAAATTCCCCCGGCCGGTGTGCCTCTCCCTCGTAACGCTAGGGAGGGTTCGGAGCCATCGAACTACGACTTCGGTACCCAGCTCCAATCCATCTGGAGCGAGATCGCCTCCACCGACGGCTACCTGACCTCAAACGTTCCCTGGAAGCTGGCCGCCGATGAGACCAAGCGGTCTCTTTTGGCCGAAGTGCTTTACTACGCCGCCGAAGCTATTCGCCACATCACGGCGGCGCTTTACCCGTATCTCCCCAACACCACTGCCAAGGTCTGGGCGCAGCTCGGACTCGGAAATATTGAAGAATCCGCCCAAAAAGGCGAACTCACTAACCTGCAGTGGGGTGGCCTGAAGCCCGGCACAAAGCTCGGCACGCTTGGCCCCATCTTCCCCCGCGCACCCAAGGAACTGATCCAGACCATGACTGACTCCGAACAGAAGCCCGCCGAAAACGCGCCAAACAGCGCCGAAAATGCCGTTTTAAGCGCACCGAACGACACCAGAATCGACGAAACTCCGGCCGAGGTCTCCCCCGGAATCGCTCCGATCGCGCCGGTCATCACCATCGACGACTTCGCTAAGCTCGACCTGCGCGTCGCCAAAGTACTCTCCGTCGAGCGCATCCCGAAGGCCGATAAGTTGCTGAAACTGCAGGTCGATCTCGGCTTTGAACAGCGCCAGATCCTCTCCGGCATCGCCGAATTCTACGAGCCCGAAGCACTGGTAGGCCGCAAAGTCGTGATTGTAGCCAACTTAGCGCCCCGCAAGATGCGCGGACTCGAATCGAACGGCATGATCGTAGCCGCCTCCGTTGGCGACCACGGCCACCCCTATCTGGCTTCTTTTCTGGAAGATGTACCGCTCGGAGCACGCCTGAAGTAA
- a CDS encoding TIGR03435 family protein, which yields MRKLALLLLATLTTAIYAQQPGFSVATIRPSTTDTLPLTQIRGKRFVTVGTTFLDLFKYAYGVHDSQLVGGPDWLRSERFDVTADPDGEQRPSSDQMKALVQQLLLERFHVSLHQEGRELPVFALQQAGTAPPKLTASTANTSMPAGGSDGHGTIGMRNGTMVDFAMYLQRFAGPIIDRPVVDATGIEGRYDLTLHFTPEGTASPDANTPELFTALQEQLGLTLKRDKAKIPVYVIDSASHPSLAS from the coding sequence ATGCGGAAACTTGCGCTTCTCCTCCTCGCTACTCTCACCACCGCGATCTATGCCCAACAGCCAGGCTTTTCCGTCGCCACCATCCGTCCGAGCACAACCGACACTCTCCCCCTCACCCAGATTCGTGGCAAACGCTTCGTCACCGTAGGCACCACTTTTCTTGACCTCTTCAAGTACGCCTACGGCGTCCACGACAGCCAACTCGTGGGAGGCCCAGACTGGCTGCGTTCAGAAAGGTTCGACGTCACCGCCGATCCCGACGGAGAGCAGCGTCCCAGCTCCGACCAGATGAAAGCGCTCGTACAACAGCTGCTCCTGGAACGCTTTCATGTCTCCCTGCACCAGGAGGGCCGGGAGCTTCCCGTCTTCGCACTCCAACAAGCAGGCACGGCTCCTCCCAAACTCACCGCCAGCACAGCCAATACCTCCATGCCCGCTGGAGGCAGCGACGGACACGGAACCATCGGAATGCGCAATGGGACCATGGTGGACTTTGCCATGTATCTCCAGCGCTTCGCAGGCCCAATCATCGACCGCCCCGTTGTCGATGCAACCGGAATCGAAGGCCGATACGACCTCACCCTCCATTTCACCCCCGAAGGAACAGCCAGCCCTGACGCGAATACGCCGGAACTGTTCACCGCACTGCAGGAACAACTGGGACTCACCCTCAAGCGCGATAAAGCAAAGATCCCGGTCTACGTGATCGACTCCGCCAGCCACCCCAGCCTCGCCTCCTAG
- a CDS encoding PAS domain-containing sensor histidine kinase: MPADQDTTSNGHTEPQATLRDLSHLAELLSEGILFLDYGWRITYANQAAREISRVKPEYLNSRSLWELYPEAAGTEIERIYRSVMEQRTPQHTEFFYAPHNHWVEVEVFPIESGIGLHYRDITRLRKAEDDRDSTTRQLAQVLDATNDGFVYLDHNFNYTYLNREARNRLSAYGNLLGKNIWDEFPAAINPSLLYTSSLRHTMETHEPCAFEEYYPAPLDAWFAFNVQPADEGIILSFRDISGQRKAAAELLAQKTESERRLAEIEAIYQTAPIGLAYFDPIEFRYLRLNQQQADFFAMTPEQILGKRVTDLAPIPGVQEMFEQVAAGIPVINAPLEGELVGRPGEHRYWTVNYFPVYGPDGEVQGISAASLEITQQKRSERALIESEKLAAVGRLAASISHEINNPLEAVTNLLYLVANSSNLPEQVQTWIDLAQSELTRVSHIATETLRFHRQATAPTLVTAQQLVSSVLNLYQGRLTNSGIDVTTRYLSSKPVLCFENNIRQVLNNLISNAMDAMRGTGGRISVRAHDVTDAATGRKGLRITVADNGAGIPPAARKRIFEAFFTTKELNGTGLGLWISTDIVQQHKGRLTFRSTQHPIHHGTVFSLFLPRD, translated from the coding sequence ATGCCCGCGGATCAAGACACAACCTCAAACGGCCACACCGAGCCACAAGCCACTCTGCGCGACCTCTCCCATCTCGCAGAGTTGCTCTCGGAAGGAATTCTCTTCCTCGACTATGGCTGGCGCATCACCTACGCCAACCAGGCCGCCCGAGAAATCTCCCGCGTCAAACCCGAATACCTCAACTCCCGTTCCCTTTGGGAGCTCTACCCCGAGGCCGCAGGCACCGAGATCGAACGCATCTACCGCTCCGTCATGGAGCAGCGCACGCCCCAGCACACCGAGTTCTTCTACGCTCCCCACAATCACTGGGTCGAGGTTGAAGTCTTCCCCATCGAAAGCGGCATCGGCCTCCACTATCGCGACATCACCCGCCTGCGCAAAGCAGAGGACGACCGCGATTCCACCACCCGCCAGCTCGCCCAGGTGCTTGACGCCACCAACGACGGCTTCGTCTATCTCGATCACAACTTCAACTACACCTATCTCAACCGCGAAGCCCGCAACCGCCTCTCCGCCTACGGCAATCTCCTCGGCAAAAATATCTGGGACGAATTTCCCGCGGCTATAAATCCCAGCTTGCTCTACACCAGCTCCCTTCGCCATACCATGGAAACCCACGAGCCCTGTGCCTTCGAGGAGTACTACCCTGCCCCCCTCGACGCCTGGTTCGCCTTCAACGTGCAACCCGCCGACGAAGGCATCATCCTCTCCTTCCGCGATATCAGCGGCCAGCGCAAAGCAGCCGCCGAACTGCTCGCCCAGAAGACCGAGTCCGAAAGACGGCTCGCCGAGATCGAGGCCATCTATCAGACAGCCCCCATCGGCCTCGCTTACTTCGACCCCATCGAGTTCCGCTACCTCCGCCTCAACCAGCAGCAGGCCGACTTCTTCGCCATGACGCCCGAACAGATCCTCGGCAAACGCGTCACCGACCTCGCCCCCATCCCCGGCGTGCAGGAGATGTTCGAGCAGGTCGCCGCCGGCATTCCCGTCATCAACGCACCGCTCGAAGGCGAACTCGTCGGCCGCCCCGGCGAACACCGCTACTGGACCGTCAACTACTTCCCCGTCTACGGCCCGGACGGAGAGGTCCAGGGCATCTCCGCCGCCTCGCTTGAGATCACCCAGCAAAAGCGATCCGAGCGCGCCCTCATCGAAAGTGAAAAGCTCGCCGCTGTCGGCCGCCTCGCCGCCTCCATCTCGCACGAGATCAATAACCCGCTCGAAGCCGTCACCAACCTGCTCTACCTGGTGGCCAACAGCAGCAACCTTCCCGAACAGGTGCAGACCTGGATCGATCTCGCCCAGTCAGAGCTAACCCGCGTCTCCCACATTGCCACGGAGACCCTGCGCTTCCACCGCCAGGCCACAGCGCCCACGCTGGTCACCGCGCAGCAGCTCGTCAGCTCAGTCCTCAACCTCTACCAGGGACGCCTCACCAACTCCGGCATCGACGTCACTACCCGCTACCTCAGCTCCAAGCCCGTCCTCTGTTTTGAAAACAACATCCGCCAGGTGCTCAACAACCTCATCTCCAACGCCATGGACGCCATGCGCGGCACCGGCGGCCGCATCTCCGTCCGAGCGCACGATGTCACCGACGCCGCCACCGGCCGCAAAGGCCTCCGTATCACCGTCGCAGACAACGGCGCCGGCATCCCACCGGCCGCCCGCAAACGCATCTTCGAAGCCTTCTTCACCACCAAGGAACTGAACGGCACCGGCCTCGGCCTCTGGATCTCCACCGACATCGTCCAGCAACACAAAGGCCGCCTCACCTTCCGCTCCACTCAACACCCCATCCACCACGGCACCGTCTTCTCCCTCTTCCTCCCCCGCGACTAA